A genomic stretch from Desulfotignum balticum DSM 7044 includes:
- a CDS encoding FadR/GntR family transcriptional regulator yields MPDCLQDAVIRKERVSDQIRTVLKQAILDGHFRPGDKFPPEVEIAAKYRVSKASAREALREMEAEGLIQKKRGVFGGSFVAAPGPEKIMDVVTNAYLFGNVTASDLAELRRILEPGLAALAADRRTEDDLAAMAECIDRVAQSIDAGSPDQTRAISFHTLIADACHNPFISALMASLVHVFQQVLAKTPDMETAKQDLTYNRLFYECIRDRDTARAASVMADHFDTLDGMIQKEAQNKQSPPEP; encoded by the coding sequence ATGCCCGATTGTTTGCAGGACGCAGTGATCCGCAAGGAGCGGGTATCTGATCAGATCCGGACCGTGTTGAAGCAGGCGATTCTGGACGGGCATTTCAGGCCGGGGGACAAATTTCCCCCGGAAGTGGAAATCGCGGCCAAATACCGGGTGAGCAAGGCATCGGCCCGGGAAGCGTTGCGGGAAATGGAGGCCGAAGGCCTGATCCAAAAGAAAAGAGGGGTGTTCGGCGGCAGTTTTGTGGCGGCCCCGGGTCCGGAAAAGATCATGGACGTGGTCACCAATGCCTATTTGTTCGGGAATGTCACGGCATCGGATCTGGCGGAGCTGCGGCGGATTCTGGAGCCGGGCCTGGCAGCCCTGGCCGCAGACCGGCGCACCGAAGACGATCTGGCTGCCATGGCCGAGTGCATTGACCGGGTGGCGCAATCCATCGATGCAGGTTCCCCGGACCAGACCCGGGCCATCTCCTTTCACACGCTCATTGCCGATGCCTGCCACAATCCGTTTATCTCCGCACTCATGGCCTCTCTGGTCCATGTGTTCCAGCAGGTGCTGGCCAAAACCCCGGACATGGAAACTGCAAAACAGGACCTGACCTACAACCGCCTGTTTTATGAATGTATCCGGGACCGGGACACGGCCCGGGCCGCCAGTGTGATGGCGGATCATTTCGACACCCTGGACGGGATGATTCAAAAAGAGGCGCAAAATAAACAATCACCGCCTGAACCATAA
- a CDS encoding Bug family tripartite tricarboxylate transporter substrate binding protein, producing MKNKIASLMLVVMFFALALPGICLAAWPKKPIMIMIPWPAGNDPSTMVASAMAPMMSDELGVPVKVVNKPGGGAVLATNELRNSRPDGYTMGLISIGPMITQVLRGKTPYTNEDLKPLGLVWSSPFTLACRTDAPYSNLKELAEYGRTHELKLAHWGLGAVPTLIAMNAAKIGGFQWKETAYKDLNPLLVVKGDADVITFSIPGVKDYVESGKMKILACMLPDRLPDYPDVATVAEQGFGDAYSIWFGAFVPAQTPDDIASQLSDTFFKVMARPEIQKVIRNVGVIPHPTGPAAARKQMDSELANFGAIMKDLGIIE from the coding sequence ATGAAAAACAAGATTGCAAGTCTGATGCTGGTTGTCATGTTCTTTGCCCTGGCCCTGCCCGGTATCTGCCTGGCGGCCTGGCCCAAAAAACCCATTATGATCATGATCCCCTGGCCGGCGGGAAATGACCCGTCCACCATGGTGGCTTCGGCCATGGCCCCGATGATGTCCGATGAACTGGGCGTGCCGGTGAAAGTGGTGAACAAACCGGGCGGCGGTGCCGTCCTGGCGACCAACGAGCTGAGAAACAGCCGGCCGGACGGATACACCATGGGCCTGATCTCCATCGGCCCCATGATCACCCAGGTGCTGCGGGGGAAAACCCCTTACACAAATGAGGATCTCAAGCCTCTGGGGCTGGTGTGGTCTTCACCGTTCACCCTGGCGTGTCGGACCGATGCCCCCTACAGCAACCTTAAGGAACTGGCGGAATACGGCAGAACCCATGAACTGAAACTGGCCCACTGGGGCCTGGGAGCCGTGCCCACCCTGATTGCCATGAACGCAGCCAAAATCGGGGGGTTCCAATGGAAAGAGACCGCCTATAAAGACCTGAACCCCCTGCTGGTGGTCAAAGGGGATGCAGATGTGATCACCTTTTCCATTCCCGGTGTCAAAGATTATGTGGAGTCCGGAAAAATGAAGATCCTGGCCTGCATGCTGCCTGACCGGCTCCCGGATTATCCGGATGTCGCCACGGTGGCGGAACAGGGATTTGGCGATGCCTATTCCATCTGGTTCGGGGCATTTGTGCCGGCACAGACCCCGGACGATATCGCCAGTCAGCTCAGTGACACTTTTTTCAAGGTGATGGCCCGGCCGGAAATTCAGAAAGTGATCCGGAATGTGGGCGTGATTCCCCATCCCACCGGTCCTGCGGCAGCCAGAAAACAGATGGACAGTGAGCTGGCCAATTTCGGTGCCATTATGAAGGATCTCGGGATCATTGAATGA
- a CDS encoding tripartite tricarboxylate transporter TctB family protein: protein MKSNPLNSRTHDLLGSVLGIAALALLVVSPWLVDTTGPDPFYKGPLLFPLITLGLILAGSVPSLIRLIRPGDARWYLDGLGRPVQAAKVLACLVLFLGGLVVFGLEISTLVFLGVALKLVGQDSRVKMILVPLLVTVILTVIFKQFLGVWFPEPLVMVFFTE from the coding sequence ATGAAGTCCAACCCCCTGAACAGCCGAACCCATGATCTGCTGGGATCGGTGCTGGGTATTGCGGCTCTGGCCCTGCTGGTGGTGTCCCCCTGGCTGGTGGACACCACTGGGCCGGATCCTTTCTACAAAGGGCCTCTGCTGTTTCCATTGATCACCCTGGGCCTGATCCTGGCAGGATCCGTGCCGTCACTGATACGGCTGATCAGACCCGGGGATGCCCGATGGTATCTGGACGGTCTGGGCCGGCCCGTGCAGGCGGCAAAAGTGCTGGCCTGCCTGGTGCTGTTTCTGGGCGGCCTTGTGGTCTTCGGCCTGGAAATATCCACCCTGGTGTTTCTGGGAGTGGCCCTGAAGCTGGTGGGCCAGGATTCCCGGGTCAAGATGATCCTGGTGCCGCTGCTGGTGACCGTTATCCTGACAGTGATATTCAAACAGTTTTTAGGGGTCTGGTTTCCCGAACCGTTGGTAATGGTTTTTTTCACGGAGTAG
- a CDS encoding tripartite tricarboxylate transporter permease, translating into MFAHMLDGFYAAFSLANLAALVFGSFVGVVVGILPGLGPMVGMVVLLPFTFSFPPDIALSLLLGVFCGGYFGGAIPAVLLRTPGVPSSIVTSFDGYPLTQKGQAQAALSAALLGSFGGGVISVLILMFLAPVLAHVAASFGPPEYFTVALFGVVLVVMAFRSQLGRGIMLLGLGFWFSTVGIDGTTLSERYVFGTLAMQNGLDIVPICLGLFGIGQTLILVEQNIMKTDHVHLSRSTLDFSQLWAALKYWKTLVRSGVIGTFVGLLPGTGSILASFLSYDTAKRLSPEKERFGHGTPEGCIASEAGNNAVPAGAMIPLLTLGIPGDALSAVLLGVFTINGIYPGPLLLVKEPVLISTLYFSMLLINVAAFAMLMIWLRPFAMIVKVPGRLLAVVIMVVSMVGIYAVNTRLFDAGVAIVMGVLGYVLLRMGWPVVTLVMGVVLGEIMENRLRQTLSLGDGSLMILFQRPICLVLLALTLLTIAVPLIRDFRKARKKARPPS; encoded by the coding sequence ATGTTTGCACATATGCTGGACGGGTTTTATGCCGCGTTTTCCCTGGCCAATCTGGCCGCCCTGGTGTTCGGTTCGTTTGTGGGGGTGGTGGTGGGGATTCTGCCGGGCTTAGGTCCCATGGTGGGGATGGTGGTGCTGCTGCCCTTCACCTTTTCCTTTCCTCCGGACATTGCTTTGTCCCTGCTGCTCGGCGTGTTCTGCGGCGGATATTTCGGCGGGGCCATCCCGGCGGTGCTCCTGCGCACGCCCGGAGTGCCTTCCTCCATTGTCACCAGTTTTGACGGCTATCCCCTGACCCAGAAGGGCCAGGCCCAGGCGGCCCTGTCCGCGGCCCTGCTGGGGTCTTTCGGGGGCGGGGTCATCAGTGTGCTGATTCTTATGTTTCTGGCCCCGGTCCTGGCCCATGTGGCAGCCAGTTTCGGGCCGCCCGAATATTTTACCGTGGCCCTGTTCGGGGTGGTCCTGGTGGTGATGGCGTTCCGGTCCCAGCTGGGACGCGGCATCATGCTTTTGGGCTTAGGATTCTGGTTTTCCACGGTGGGAATCGACGGCACCACCCTGAGCGAGCGGTATGTGTTCGGGACCCTGGCCATGCAGAACGGCCTGGATATCGTCCCCATCTGCCTGGGGCTGTTCGGCATCGGCCAGACCCTGATTTTGGTGGAGCAGAACATCATGAAGACCGATCATGTGCATCTGAGCCGTTCCACCCTGGATTTTTCCCAGCTGTGGGCCGCGCTGAAGTACTGGAAAACCCTGGTCCGGTCCGGGGTGATCGGCACCTTTGTGGGACTGCTGCCGGGCACGGGGTCGATCCTGGCTTCTTTTCTGTCCTATGACACCGCCAAACGGCTGTCCCCTGAAAAAGAGCGATTCGGCCACGGCACCCCGGAAGGGTGCATCGCCTCGGAAGCCGGCAACAATGCCGTTCCGGCCGGGGCCATGATCCCGCTGCTTACCTTAGGGATTCCGGGAGATGCGTTGAGTGCCGTGCTGCTGGGGGTGTTCACTATCAACGGCATCTATCCCGGGCCGTTGCTGCTGGTCAAGGAACCGGTGCTGATTTCCACCCTGTATTTTTCCATGCTGCTCATCAATGTGGCAGCCTTTGCCATGCTCATGATCTGGCTGCGGCCCTTTGCCATGATCGTAAAAGTGCCGGGACGCCTGCTGGCCGTGGTGATCATGGTGGTTTCCATGGTGGGGATCTATGCGGTGAATACCCGGTTATTTGATGCCGGGGTCGCCATTGTCATGGGGGTGCTGGGGTATGTGCTGCTGCGGATGGGCTGGCCCGTGGTGACCCTGGTCATGGGGGTGGTGCTGGGAGAGATCATGGAAAACCGGTTGCGCCAGACCCTGAGCCTGGGGGACGGCAGCCTGATGATCCTGTTCCAGCGGCCCATCTGCCTGGTCCTGCTGGCCCTGACCCTGCTTACCATTGCGGTCCCTCTGATCCGGGATTTCCGCAAAGCCCGGAAAAAGGCCCGGCCACCCTCTTAA
- a CDS encoding aryl-sulfate sulfotransferase — MSYPTIYPTGTTVYDPQKAFNGYTLFQAKELGALLIDMNGGEVKLWKGLHGFPNKLLEGGYVIGHTGERNTRYSMQDYRDLIQVDWDGNIAWAFNQYEYIEDPGEDPQWMARVHHDYQRQGNPVGYYVPGMPAETDQGNTLILGHKNLVCSKISDKPLLDDVIYEISWDGDILWEWVCSEHFDEFGFREDAKNILCRDPNMRPCGGGMGDWMHLNSMSLLGPNKWYDSGDTRFHPENIIADGRETNIIFIVSKQTGEVVWKVGPDYDYTPESRLGWIIGQHHAHMIPKGLPGEGNILVFDNGGWAGYGSCHPGSPTGAKNALRDYSRVLEFDPVTLKIVWQYTPQEAGLVHPTDSNRFYSPFISSAQRLPNGNTLITEGSGGRIIEVTASHELVWEYISPYWGQHFKMNMVYRAYRYPYAYVPQQDPPKEVAIEPLDITTFRVPNSQPKGPRSQVSVAGVLPFQNSSALCVVSDTDAGLADKK, encoded by the coding sequence ATGAGTTATCCCACCATCTATCCCACGGGCACCACGGTATATGATCCCCAAAAGGCGTTTAACGGATACACCCTGTTCCAGGCCAAGGAGCTGGGTGCCCTGCTGATCGACATGAACGGCGGAGAGGTCAAACTGTGGAAAGGCCTGCACGGGTTCCCCAACAAGCTGCTTGAGGGCGGGTACGTGATCGGACACACCGGGGAACGCAACACCCGGTACAGCATGCAGGACTACCGGGACCTGATCCAGGTGGACTGGGACGGCAATATTGCCTGGGCGTTCAACCAGTATGAATATATCGAGGACCCGGGAGAAGACCCTCAGTGGATGGCAAGGGTCCATCACGATTACCAGCGCCAGGGCAACCCCGTGGGGTATTACGTGCCCGGGATGCCGGCTGAAACCGATCAGGGCAACACCCTGATTCTGGGGCACAAAAATTTGGTGTGCTCCAAGATTTCGGACAAGCCGTTGCTGGACGACGTGATCTACGAGATCTCCTGGGACGGGGATATTCTGTGGGAATGGGTGTGCAGCGAGCACTTTGACGAGTTCGGGTTCCGGGAGGATGCAAAGAACATCCTGTGCCGGGATCCCAACATGCGGCCCTGCGGCGGGGGCATGGGGGACTGGATGCATCTGAACAGCATGTCGCTTCTGGGTCCCAACAAATGGTACGACAGCGGGGATACGCGGTTCCATCCGGAAAATATCATTGCCGACGGCCGGGAGACCAACATCATCTTTATCGTGAGCAAACAGACCGGAGAGGTGGTGTGGAAGGTGGGGCCTGATTATGATTATACGCCTGAGAGCCGCCTGGGATGGATCATCGGCCAGCACCATGCCCACATGATCCCGAAAGGCCTGCCCGGAGAGGGCAATATCCTGGTGTTTGACAACGGGGGATGGGCCGGGTACGGCAGCTGCCATCCGGGCAGTCCCACGGGTGCCAAGAACGCGCTGCGCGACTACTCCCGGGTGCTGGAGTTCGACCCGGTCACCCTTAAAATCGTGTGGCAGTATACCCCCCAGGAGGCCGGACTGGTGCATCCCACGGACAGCAACCGGTTCTACAGCCCATTCATCAGTTCGGCCCAGCGCCTTCCCAACGGCAACACCCTGATCACCGAAGGCAGCGGCGGCCGGATCATCGAGGTCACGGCCTCCCACGAACTGGTGTGGGAATATATCTCCCCCTACTGGGGGCAACATTTCAAGATGAACATGGTCTACCGGGCCTACCGGTATCCCTATGCATATGTCCCCCAGCAAGATCCGCCCAAAGAGGTGGCCATAGAACCGCTGGATATCACCACGTTCCGGGTGCCCAATTCACAGCCCAAAGGCCCGAGGTCCCAGGTATCCGTGGCAGGGGTGCTGCCGTTCCAGAATTCCTCGGCCCTGTGTGTGGTCTCGGACACGGACGCCGGGCTTGCTGATAAAAAATGA
- a CDS encoding glutaredoxin family protein: MNTTLFSATGCVRCRMAAAFMDERGLSYETKDALGQGKDGFKQFYRDHRSAVTRGPDGIAFPILFTGKTVVQGLGPVLAFLQAGVALDSFVTLDHSPHGWISGLDLSARPLPDGSDFLALLRFLKQKGLNIQIDTCGRNPHILTSVITEGLCDKMVFTLHGPASRYEDLTGLPLDEADLSASLSLLTSVKDYTLLLPVRPVSTPQGPGVSITPEEAGQAARLVETATGSKKHPFFIQPLAPRKDSGLAPLTPPQLFKYRTLCRRFMVMADIWKPA, translated from the coding sequence ATGAACACGACATTGTTTTCCGCCACCGGGTGTGTCCGGTGCCGCATGGCCGCGGCTTTCATGGATGAACGCGGCCTGTCCTATGAAACAAAAGATGCGCTTGGCCAGGGAAAGGACGGTTTCAAACAGTTTTACAGAGACCATCGGAGTGCGGTTACCCGGGGTCCGGACGGGATCGCTTTTCCCATCCTGTTCACGGGTAAAACCGTTGTCCAGGGGCTGGGACCGGTGCTGGCGTTTTTGCAGGCAGGCGTGGCTCTGGATTCCTTTGTGACACTGGACCACTCCCCCCATGGATGGATCAGCGGTCTGGACCTGTCTGCCCGGCCCCTGCCGGACGGCTCCGATTTTCTGGCCCTGCTTCGGTTTCTCAAGCAGAAAGGCCTGAACATCCAGATCGATACCTGCGGCAGAAATCCCCATATCCTGACATCCGTGATCACGGAAGGGCTGTGCGACAAAATGGTGTTCACCCTCCATGGCCCGGCCTCCCGTTACGAAGATCTCACGGGCCTGCCCCTGGATGAAGCAGACCTGTCGGCCAGCCTGTCTTTGCTTACATCGGTGAAAGACTATACCCTGCTTCTGCCGGTCCGGCCGGTTTCCACGCCCCAGGGGCCAGGCGTTTCCATCACCCCGGAGGAGGCGGGCCAGGCCGCCCGGCTGGTGGAAACCGCCACGGGCAGCAAAAAACATCCGTTTTTCATTCAGCCCTTAGCACCTCGAAAAGATAGCGGTCTGGCACCACTGACCCCGCCCCAGCTGTTCAAATACCGCACCCTTTGCCGAAGGTTCATGGTGATGGCCGATATATGGAAGCCGGCATGA
- a CDS encoding sigma-54-dependent transcriptional regulator, which translates to MANRNPFKLLIVDDRLEIHQLMRRYFEKYPYDLVFADNGQQALELLSTTSVALMLLDLKMPGMDGLTVLKTARQIQPSLRVIMLTAHGGVQEAVAAMKLGAVDFFEKSVDPEILGSKVNQIHEMWQLEQENRQLRRRLDSRFRFPDMVGESFPMLKLKDMIARIAPTDTSVLIQGESGTGKELIARAIHHHSQRARGPFCPVDCAALNETVVESELFGHTKGAFTGADQSTLGLFRSADKGTLFLDEVGELPLSTQAKLLRTLQERVVRPVGSTKSLPVDIRILAATNKNLVETVSRGELRQDLYYRLNAITLEAPPLRDRGGDILVLARFLAGRFCREEGHVPKQFSDHAQAALTHYDWPGNVRELENVVQSALVMSAGDAIGPGDLSIPMTSAPHPPGNLNEHPTTMSDHQARIIRDTLETTAGNRRQAAKVLGISEATLYRRIKQYSLTEVLPRAGNSGRSG; encoded by the coding sequence ATGGCTAATCGAAATCCGTTCAAACTGCTGATTGTTGATGACAGACTGGAAATCCACCAATTGATGCGCAGATACTTTGAAAAATATCCCTATGACCTGGTCTTTGCCGATAACGGGCAGCAGGCGCTGGAGCTGTTATCCACCACCTCCGTGGCCCTGATGCTGCTGGATCTGAAAATGCCAGGCATGGACGGACTGACGGTACTCAAAACCGCCAGGCAGATACAGCCGTCACTCCGGGTGATCATGCTCACCGCTCACGGCGGGGTCCAGGAAGCGGTGGCTGCCATGAAACTCGGGGCAGTGGATTTTTTCGAAAAATCAGTGGACCCGGAAATCCTTGGAAGCAAGGTGAACCAGATTCATGAGATGTGGCAGCTGGAGCAGGAAAACCGGCAGCTGAGACGCCGCCTGGACAGCCGGTTCCGTTTTCCCGACATGGTGGGGGAATCTTTTCCCATGCTCAAACTCAAGGACATGATCGCCCGCATCGCTCCCACGGACACGTCTGTTCTGATCCAGGGAGAAAGCGGCACAGGCAAGGAACTGATCGCCCGGGCCATTCATCATCACAGCCAGCGGGCCAGGGGACCGTTTTGTCCAGTGGACTGTGCGGCACTCAATGAAACCGTTGTGGAAAGCGAGCTGTTCGGCCATACCAAAGGGGCATTCACCGGAGCCGACCAGAGCACCCTGGGCCTGTTCCGGTCCGCCGACAAAGGGACCCTATTTCTGGATGAAGTGGGGGAACTGCCTTTGTCCACGCAGGCCAAGCTTTTGCGCACCCTCCAGGAGCGGGTGGTGCGGCCGGTGGGAAGTACCAAAAGTCTTCCCGTGGATATCCGCATCCTGGCCGCCACCAATAAAAACCTGGTGGAAACGGTATCCAGGGGTGAGCTTCGTCAAGACCTTTATTACCGCCTGAATGCCATCACCCTGGAGGCCCCGCCTCTGCGTGACCGGGGCGGGGATATCCTGGTGCTGGCCCGCTTTTTGGCTGGACGATTCTGCCGGGAGGAAGGGCATGTGCCCAAACAGTTTTCCGACCATGCCCAGGCAGCTCTGACCCATTATGACTGGCCGGGCAATGTGCGGGAATTGGAAAACGTGGTCCAGAGCGCCCTGGTGATGAGTGCCGGTGACGCCATCGGTCCTGGGGATCTGTCCATACCCATGACGTCAGCACCACACCCGCCAGGCAATCTGAACGAGCACCCGACCACGATGTCGGACCATCAGGCCCGGATCATCCGGGACACCCTCGAGACCACCGCCGGCAACCGGCGACAGGCCGCGAAAGTTCTGGGGATCAGTGAAGCCACCCTGTACCGGCGCATCAAGCAATACAGCCTCACAGAGGTATTACCCCGTGCAGGCAATTCAGGCCGGTCTGGTTGA
- a CDS encoding response regulator, translating into MENEAENATIMVVDDTPDNLALMGEMLFGRGYRVLELASGKQALKAIKKCRPDLILLDVQMPDMDGFEVCRQIKEDDRFRQIPVIFVSAHKEIDIRLKALNGGGIDFISKPFQELEVLARVEIQLKVQQLQRRLARQNSHLENLVKKKVKDVYASQLATIKAVTKLAECRDDQTGCHIERTREFCGLLAGKLGEDSCYAHCISDDFINHIYHAAPLHDIGKVSIADNILLKPGKLTPEEFEKIKTHTVLGAETLESVRRNYPENGFINMGIEIARSHHERWDGKGYPDGLSGEKIPLSARIMAVADVYDALRSRRPYKQPFSHEKACAIIQKDAGTHFDPAVVAAFVSLESSFADLWERLNDDGKVCEILPSGPPECLMRVP; encoded by the coding sequence ATGGAAAATGAAGCGGAAAATGCTACCATCATGGTGGTGGATGACACACCAGACAATCTGGCACTGATGGGGGAAATGCTTTTTGGCAGGGGATACCGCGTCCTGGAACTGGCCAGTGGAAAACAGGCATTGAAGGCGATTAAAAAGTGCCGACCGGATTTGATTCTGCTGGATGTGCAGATGCCGGATATGGACGGGTTTGAGGTGTGCCGGCAGATCAAGGAAGATGATCGGTTCAGGCAGATTCCCGTGATATTTGTCAGTGCACATAAAGAAATTGATATCAGGTTGAAGGCCCTGAACGGCGGCGGCATTGATTTTATCAGCAAGCCATTTCAAGAACTGGAGGTGCTGGCCCGGGTGGAAATCCAGTTGAAGGTGCAGCAACTGCAGCGAAGGCTGGCCAGGCAGAATTCTCATCTTGAAAATCTGGTAAAGAAAAAGGTTAAAGATGTCTACGCTTCCCAGCTGGCTACCATTAAGGCCGTCACCAAGCTGGCGGAATGCAGGGATGATCAAACTGGGTGCCATATTGAACGGACCAGGGAATTCTGTGGCCTGCTGGCGGGAAAACTGGGTGAAGACTCCTGTTATGCACACTGTATCAGTGACGATTTCATCAACCATATTTATCATGCAGCCCCTTTGCATGATATTGGTAAAGTGAGCATTGCCGACAACATACTTCTTAAACCGGGAAAGCTCACTCCTGAGGAGTTCGAAAAAATCAAAACCCACACAGTACTGGGGGCTGAAACGCTTGAAAGTGTGAGGAGAAATTATCCAGAAAATGGATTCATCAACATGGGAATAGAAATTGCGCGGTCCCACCATGAAAGATGGGACGGCAAAGGGTATCCGGATGGTCTTTCCGGAGAGAAGATCCCCTTGAGCGCCAGGATCATGGCTGTGGCGGATGTCTATGATGCCCTCCGGTCCCGGCGGCCGTACAAACAACCCTTTTCACATGAAAAAGCCTGTGCTATCATTCAAAAAGATGCGGGCACGCATTTTGATCCTGCTGTTGTTGCCGCGTTTGTTTCCCTGGAATCATCGTTTGCGGATCTGTGGGAACGGTTGAACGATGACGGAAAGGTATGTGAAATTTTGCCGTCGGGACCACCCGAATGCCTGATGAGGGTGCCATGA
- a CDS encoding response regulator, protein MNQKKITRSSVMIVDDDPADLDLFRELFQGQVGRTFLFSSGRAALNALDRVEPDVILLDIRMPDMDGFEVCRRIQCDERLREIPVIFISALPEMETRLRAFTAGAVDYVMKPVSLETMMARIKVHLALTALEHSRNRTSL, encoded by the coding sequence ATGAATCAGAAAAAAATTACAAGAAGCAGCGTGATGATTGTCGATGACGATCCGGCTGATCTGGATCTGTTCAGGGAGCTGTTTCAGGGGCAGGTGGGCCGGACGTTTCTGTTCAGTAGCGGCCGGGCTGCTTTGAACGCGCTTGACAGGGTCGAGCCGGATGTGATTCTCCTGGATATCCGGATGCCGGACATGGACGGGTTCGAAGTGTGCCGGCGGATCCAGTGCGATGAGCGGCTCAGGGAGATCCCGGTGATCTTTATCAGTGCGCTGCCGGAGATGGAAACCAGGCTCAGGGCATTTACCGCGGGGGCGGTGGATTATGTAATGAAGCCGGTGTCCCTGGAAACAATGATGGCACGGATAAAGGTCCATCTGGCGCTGACCGCCCTTGAACACAGCCGAAACAGGACAAGTCTATGA
- a CDS encoding ABC transporter substrate-binding protein, which translates to MIECHFIHDPGHLLKQSPISHILYLGVLGFVFFSVLAIQANARPSGDEIAPIIIGLDADMSSASAESGQSIYRGARIAVEEINAGGGVLGRFLALAVKDHRGNPARAKDNMADLAAMPDLVAILGGLHTPVALEVLPFVHEQGIPFLIPWAAGTPVVDNGYDPNFVFRVSVRDSFAGEFLVQAAFDSGFRRPGLLLENTGWGWSNHEAMMAAIEYRNRNMDAASVQWFNWGVRNMQPQLAALVAEGADVLLLVANAPEGQVLVRSMAALPATKRLPVISHWGISGGEFASRITDDLTRVTLSFLQTFNFAAPPFPGRADTLFSAYRKLFPGIEDRMDIPAAPGLAHAYDLVHLLAKAVKDAGTTDRAAIRNALETMDRHAGVMADYQPPFTPERHDALGPASFILARLNHKGQVVPVHVR; encoded by the coding sequence ATGATTGAATGTCATTTTATTCATGATCCGGGACATCTGCTGAAACAGTCGCCCATATCCCATATTCTGTATCTGGGGGTATTGGGTTTTGTATTTTTTTCAGTCCTGGCGATCCAGGCGAATGCCCGGCCTTCCGGGGATGAAATAGCGCCCATTATCATCGGGCTGGATGCGGACATGTCTTCGGCTTCTGCAGAATCCGGGCAATCCATTTACCGGGGAGCCCGGATCGCCGTTGAAGAGATCAATGCCGGCGGAGGGGTGCTGGGCCGGTTTTTGGCACTTGCGGTGAAAGATCACCGGGGCAATCCGGCCCGGGCAAAGGACAACATGGCAGATCTTGCGGCGATGCCGGACCTGGTGGCAATACTCGGGGGACTGCATACCCCCGTGGCACTGGAAGTGCTGCCCTTTGTCCATGAACAGGGTATCCCGTTCCTGATTCCCTGGGCTGCCGGAACACCCGTGGTGGACAACGGGTATGACCCCAATTTTGTGTTCCGGGTGTCGGTCAGAGACAGTTTTGCCGGGGAATTCCTTGTTCAGGCCGCCTTTGACAGTGGTTTTCGCCGTCCCGGCCTGCTGCTGGAAAACACGGGATGGGGCTGGTCAAACCATGAGGCCATGATGGCTGCCATCGAATACCGGAACCGGAACATGGACGCGGCTTCGGTCCAGTGGTTCAACTGGGGGGTGCGGAACATGCAGCCCCAGCTGGCGGCCCTGGTTGCAGAAGGGGCCGATGTCCTGCTGCTGGTGGCCAATGCGCCCGAAGGACAGGTGCTGGTCCGATCCATGGCAGCCCTGCCGGCAACAAAGCGGCTGCCGGTCATTTCCCACTGGGGGATTTCCGGCGGGGAGTTTGCCTCCCGGATCACCGATGATCTCACCAGGGTTACCCTGAGTTTTTTGCAGACCTTCAATTTTGCGGCCCCACCGTTTCCCGGGCGGGCCGATACACTCTTCAGTGCGTACCGGAAATTGTTTCCGGGGATTGAAGATCGCATGGATATACCTGCGGCCCCGGGACTGGCCCATGCCTATGATCTGGTTCACCTGCTGGCAAAGGCCGTGAAAGACGCCGGTACCACCGACCGAGCAGCCATCCGGAATGCCCTGGAAACCATGGACAGGCATGCCGGTGTGATGGCCGACTACCAGCCGCCGTTCACCCCGGAGCGCCATGATGCCCTGGGACCCGCATCGTTCATACTGGCCCGGTTGAACCACAAGGGCCAGGTGGTGCCGGTACATGTCAGGTAA